A genomic segment from Gilvibacter sp. SZ-19 encodes:
- a CDS encoding beta-ketoacyl synthase N-terminal-like domain-containing protein has translation MDHISILGMSSVSALGSSSAVVWENYRAGQALFSNATTPSGPVAVARLSQQLEQEVEQLAQQNPNYKRLDRTALLAILAARGSMEGTQPEGKWGVNIGSSRGATGLFEKYHQDFIKRGEAHTLSSPTTTLGNVSTWVAQDLQLPAMSLGHSVTCASAMHAVLNGIAWLRSGMVQAMLVGGTEAPLTPFTIAQMQALNLYSKNTDGFSCRALDLNKTANTMVLGEAAATAVLVLGDHPQAQGHICGYGWGTETLDHHTSLSKQADCFQDSMKMALTAAGLESVDAVVMHAPGTILGDKAEYRALQEVFGSGLPFLVSNKHLIGHTLGTSGMLSLELAMLMLQQQDCPVNPFLEQAIEKPQQFKTVMINAVGFGGNAVSLIVCK, from the coding sequence ATGGACCACATAAGCATTTTAGGAATGTCTTCCGTGTCTGCATTGGGCAGCAGTTCTGCAGTTGTTTGGGAAAATTACCGTGCTGGTCAAGCTTTGTTTTCTAATGCAACAACACCATCTGGTCCTGTTGCTGTTGCTCGTTTATCGCAGCAGCTTGAGCAGGAGGTAGAACAGCTGGCTCAACAAAATCCCAATTACAAGCGACTGGACAGGACAGCCTTGTTGGCCATATTAGCAGCTAGAGGGTCTATGGAGGGTACGCAGCCCGAGGGAAAATGGGGAGTTAATATCGGATCATCGCGTGGGGCTACCGGACTTTTTGAGAAATATCATCAAGATTTTATAAAGCGCGGGGAAGCCCATACACTATCTTCTCCCACTACCACCTTGGGGAATGTTTCTACCTGGGTGGCTCAAGATCTTCAGCTTCCGGCAATGAGCTTGGGACATTCTGTGACCTGTGCCTCTGCGATGCATGCTGTACTGAATGGAATTGCTTGGTTGCGATCTGGTATGGTTCAGGCAATGCTGGTTGGAGGGACTGAGGCTCCACTAACTCCGTTTACCATTGCTCAAATGCAAGCCCTAAATCTTTATTCAAAAAATACAGACGGCTTTTCCTGCCGTGCCTTGGATCTCAATAAAACGGCCAACACTATGGTTTTGGGTGAGGCGGCTGCAACAGCTGTTCTAGTTTTAGGAGACCATCCGCAGGCGCAAGGACATATTTGTGGTTATGGCTGGGGTACAGAAACCTTAGATCATCATACTTCTTTAAGTAAACAAGCTGATTGCTTTCAAGATTCCATGAAAATGGCATTAACCGCAGCAGGATTAGAAAGTGTAGATGCTGTTGTGATGCACGCTCCTGGGACCATCTTGGGCGATAAGGCGGAATACCGAGCATTACAGGAAGTTTTTGGTTCTGGCTTACCTTTTTTAGTATCGAACAAGCACCTTATTGGCCACACCTTAGGGACCTCCGGCATGCTAAGTCTGGAACTTGCCATGCTAATGCTACAACAGCAAGATTGTCCTGTAAATCCATTCTTAGAACAAGCAATAGAAAAGCCTCAGCAGTTCAAGACCGTAATGATCAACGCGGTTGGATTTGGCGGAAACGCCGTGAGTCTTATTGTATGTAAATAA
- a CDS encoding helix-turn-helix transcriptional regulator, whose product MKNNIKVERARHNMTQAALAEAAKVSRQTINAMELGKYVPSTVLALRLAEIFSTTVDNLFELEDSDW is encoded by the coding sequence ATGAAGAATAATATCAAAGTAGAGCGCGCGCGTCACAACATGACCCAGGCGGCCTTGGCAGAAGCTGCCAAGGTAAGCCGCCAGACCATCAATGCCATGGAGTTGGGTAAATACGTCCCCTCAACGGTATTGGCTTTGCGATTGGCAGAGATCTTCTCCACCACCGTTGATAATCTTTTTGAATTAGAAGATTCGGATTGGTAG
- a CDS encoding RNA polymerase sigma factor gives MSNSADFTKLIKQHEGILYKLSNAYADRSEERQDLYQEMVYQLWKSFDSFKGNSSWSTWMYRVALNTAIKYLKLQKRKPDDQQLIPELHRIIEEQDALMDERTQYLYAQIRQLGEVNRAIVLLYLDGKSYEEIGQITGYSPSNIGTRLNRIKAQMRANKPQH, from the coding sequence ATGAGTAATTCGGCCGATTTTACAAAACTGATCAAACAACACGAAGGCATTCTCTATAAGCTCAGCAACGCTTATGCAGATAGGTCAGAAGAGCGCCAAGATCTCTATCAGGAAATGGTGTATCAACTCTGGAAGTCCTTTGATTCCTTTAAAGGAAATTCCAGTTGGTCTACCTGGATGTATCGCGTGGCCTTGAATACTGCGATCAAGTATTTAAAGCTGCAAAAGCGCAAGCCAGACGATCAGCAACTCATACCGGAGTTGCACAGAATCATAGAAGAGCAAGATGCCTTAATGGACGAGCGTACGCAGTATTTGTACGCGCAGATCAGACAGCTGGGTGAAGTGAATCGGGCGATAGTCCTCTTGTATTTAGACGGAAAATCGTACGAAGAAATTGGACAGATCACGGGTTACAGTCCGAGTAATATCGGCACCCGTTTAAACAGAATCAAAGCACAAATGCGTGCCAATAAACCGCAGCACTAG
- a CDS encoding regulatory protein RecX has protein sequence MNRAQHRKTYTVEEAQARLERYCAYQDRCHKEVEKKLAEMRMIPAAKEQIILHLMQHDYLNESRFAQSFARGKFRNKKWGKQRIVRELKARGISAYNVKLALKEIPETDYYSTFHTLAEKRFASLTETNPQKKKKKLADYLIYRGWETHLIYEKINELMNL, from the coding sequence ATGAATCGCGCACAACACCGTAAAACCTATACTGTAGAAGAGGCTCAGGCTCGACTGGAACGTTATTGTGCCTATCAGGATCGGTGTCATAAAGAAGTAGAGAAAAAACTTGCCGAAATGCGCATGATTCCAGCTGCTAAGGAGCAGATCATCTTGCATTTGATGCAGCACGACTACCTCAACGAAAGTCGTTTTGCACAGAGCTTTGCCCGAGGTAAGTTCCGAAACAAGAAATGGGGAAAACAGCGCATTGTTCGCGAACTCAAAGCCCGAGGCATCTCTGCTTACAATGTAAAACTGGCTTTAAAGGAGATCCCAGAGACCGACTATTACAGCACCTTTCACACCTTAGCCGAAAAACGCTTTGCTTCTCTTACCGAGACCAATCCACAGAAAAAGAAAAAGAAACTAGCAGATTACCTCATTTACCGAGGTTGGGAGACGCATTTGATCTATGAAAAGATCAATGAATTGATGAATCTGTAG
- a CDS encoding cupin-like domain-containing protein — protein MQLSPIEVRETITKEEFKREFLKPQKPVVIKRFIEDWPAFEKWDLDYMATVAGEKEVPLYDDRPVDYKDGFNEPHAKMKMSEYIDLLKREPTKFRIFLWNILKEVPELQKDFSYPDFGIKLMKGLPMLFFGGEDSYTFMHYDIDLANIFHFHFHGKKQVILFDQEQNDYLYKIPHSLITREDINFADPDYEKWPALKQAKGYIADLEHGNVLYMPEGYWHYMRYITPGFSMSLRAIARNPKNLGKALYNIFVMRHFDNMMRRMKGQAWIDGKNEKAVIKTHRKLGIS, from the coding sequence ATGCAGTTAAGTCCAATAGAAGTTCGGGAGACCATTACCAAGGAGGAGTTTAAAAGAGAATTCTTAAAACCCCAAAAGCCGGTAGTGATAAAACGTTTTATCGAAGATTGGCCCGCCTTTGAGAAATGGGACCTAGATTATATGGCTACGGTTGCCGGAGAAAAAGAGGTTCCTCTTTATGACGACCGTCCGGTAGATTATAAAGACGGATTTAACGAGCCACACGCGAAAATGAAGATGAGTGAGTATATAGACTTGCTTAAGCGCGAGCCGACCAAGTTCCGGATCTTTCTTTGGAATATCTTAAAAGAAGTGCCTGAGCTACAAAAGGATTTCTCCTATCCCGACTTTGGGATCAAGCTAATGAAAGGTTTGCCGATGCTTTTCTTTGGAGGTGAGGACTCTTACACCTTTATGCATTACGATATAGACCTGGCCAACATCTTTCACTTTCACTTTCACGGTAAGAAGCAAGTGATCCTTTTTGACCAAGAGCAAAACGATTACTTATACAAGATCCCGCATTCTCTAATTACAAGAGAAGACATAAACTTTGCCGATCCAGACTATGAGAAATGGCCTGCTTTAAAACAAGCTAAAGGCTATATCGCCGACTTGGAACACGGCAATGTGCTCTATATGCCAGAGGGATATTGGCATTATATGCGCTATATCACACCAGGTTTTAGTATGAGCTTACGCGCCATTGCCCGCAATCCGAAGAACCTCGGAAAGGCCCTTTACAACATCTTTGTGATGCGTCATTTTGACAATATGATGCGTCGTATGAAAGGGCAAGCCTGGATAGATGGTAAGAACGAAAAGGCCGTTATTAAGACCCATCGTAAATTGGGGATCTCTTAG
- a CDS encoding Crp/Fnr family transcriptional regulator produces the protein MNLLEHFKNLFDQHELWEDEITLKRYEYLKVQGAANTNLYYVISGSLRAYIIDEFEEHTIRLGYKDNLVAAMVSFITEQPTDLYLQTLKKTRLKVMSKARLMEFINADADRIQAWSRFLELGICQQMEREQDILTSSPLERYKRVLKRSPQVFQEIPDKYIASYLRMTPETLSRIKKS, from the coding sequence ATGAACCTCCTAGAACACTTCAAAAACCTATTTGACCAACACGAGCTTTGGGAAGACGAAATCACCCTAAAGCGTTACGAATACCTCAAGGTGCAGGGTGCGGCAAATACCAATCTCTATTACGTGATCTCTGGGAGTTTGCGCGCCTATATCATCGATGAGTTTGAGGAGCACACTATTCGTTTGGGTTATAAAGACAATTTGGTGGCTGCCATGGTTTCTTTCATTACCGAACAGCCTACCGATCTCTACCTACAAACGCTTAAAAAGACCAGACTCAAGGTCATGTCTAAAGCGCGCTTAATGGAGTTTATCAATGCAGATGCAGACCGCATCCAAGCTTGGAGTCGGTTTTTGGAACTGGGTATTTGCCAGCAAATGGAACGAGAACAAGATATACTAACCAGTTCGCCCTTGGAACGCTACAAACGCGTGCTTAAACGCAGTCCGCAGGTGTTTCAAGAGATTCCAGATAAATATATTGCCTCCTATTTGCGCATGACGCCAGAGACCCTGTCTCGAATTAAGAAATCTTAA
- a CDS encoding DinB family protein codes for MKTTSQALIEDLIARVHQNLNGAQALKQEAEEALNWKAGPKVWSALECFEHMNQYSEVYLQRIAEGMTKSNKQPQEEFKSGGLGNWFAKLMSPGDAGTKMKTFKSKDPNGKKLPISVIETYIQDQEKSLALLQIARNKNLARVKVPTDLGAWAKVKLGDAFRIIIYHNQRHLEQAERSFEGYVQQVRLAEK; via the coding sequence ATGAAAACCACAAGTCAAGCCCTAATAGAAGACCTCATCGCACGCGTACACCAAAACCTAAACGGAGCTCAAGCCCTAAAACAGGAGGCAGAAGAAGCCTTGAACTGGAAGGCTGGCCCCAAAGTTTGGAGCGCCTTAGAATGTTTTGAGCATATGAATCAATACAGCGAAGTCTATTTACAGCGGATTGCAGAAGGTATGACCAAAAGTAACAAGCAGCCACAAGAAGAGTTCAAATCCGGCGGTTTAGGGAATTGGTTTGCCAAACTCATGTCTCCAGGTGATGCCGGCACTAAGATGAAAACCTTTAAAAGCAAGGATCCCAACGGTAAAAAACTTCCCATCAGTGTGATTGAAACCTATATTCAGGATCAAGAAAAGAGTTTAGCGCTATTACAAATCGCTCGAAATAAAAACTTAGCACGCGTAAAAGTCCCTACCGATCTTGGGGCTTGGGCCAAGGTAAAATTGGGCGATGCTTTTAGAATCATTATTTACCATAATCAACGTCATTTAGAGCAGGCAGAACGCAGTTTTGAGGGCTATGTGCAGCAGGTCAGATTGGCTGAGAAATAA
- a CDS encoding cytochrome c oxidase assembly factor Coa1 family protein → MDEVLPQKNWWQRNWKWALPTGGCLVVLVLIVVFVVSLVTGVSALFKESKPYQTALTKAQESEWVIEQLGEPIEESGMAQGNINYSGNQGTADLKIPVKGPKNSGEILVWGDKSGDEWTYKYIRFRVSGSEQEYDLINNRLLSTESD, encoded by the coding sequence ATGGATGAAGTATTACCTCAGAAAAATTGGTGGCAACGCAATTGGAAATGGGCACTCCCAACAGGAGGTTGCTTAGTCGTGCTTGTTTTAATTGTAGTTTTTGTCGTTTCATTGGTCACCGGAGTATCGGCACTTTTTAAAGAGTCGAAGCCCTATCAGACCGCCTTAACAAAAGCTCAAGAAAGCGAGTGGGTCATAGAACAATTGGGTGAGCCTATAGAAGAGTCAGGTATGGCTCAAGGGAATATCAATTATTCGGGTAACCAAGGCACAGCAGATCTAAAGATCCCCGTAAAAGGACCAAAGAACAGCGGAGAAATACTGGTTTGGGGCGATAAATCTGGCGATGAGTGGACCTATAAATACATCCGTTTTAGAGTTTCTGGTTCCGAGCAGGAATACGATCTGATCAACAACCGATTACTAAGCACCGAAAGCGACTAA
- a CDS encoding fibronectin type III domain-containing protein, which produces MRKLLLLAIVGLCLVSCSKDDDAPNNCKQPGSIIIEQLNSTSILFSWGIDAETAWEVEYGPVGFALGTGTVRQTSQESFFIEDLEPATEYRIYLRTNCGSDGFSEYISVDVVTAEPSVTCNPPSNLQLVSLSDTTIELSWDENNETAWEIEYGPTGFALGTGTTENTSQNSFNIEGLSPSTTYEIYVRANCGSDGFSTYSDALVITTDG; this is translated from the coding sequence ATGAGAAAGTTGCTATTATTAGCAATTGTTGGGCTGTGTTTAGTTTCCTGTAGTAAAGACGACGACGCTCCGAACAATTGCAAACAACCCGGAAGCATCATTATTGAACAACTCAACTCGACCTCCATCTTATTTTCTTGGGGGATCGACGCAGAAACCGCCTGGGAGGTTGAATACGGTCCGGTTGGTTTTGCCTTAGGCACCGGTACGGTCCGCCAAACCTCACAAGAGAGTTTTTTCATTGAAGACTTGGAACCAGCTACGGAGTATCGCATTTATTTGCGCACCAATTGCGGTTCTGACGGGTTTAGTGAATACATCTCTGTAGATGTAGTTACTGCGGAGCCAAGCGTGACCTGTAATCCACCGTCTAATTTGCAGCTAGTGAGTCTAAGCGACACCACTATTGAGCTGTCTTGGGACGAGAATAACGAGACCGCTTGGGAGATCGAGTACGGGCCAACAGGCTTTGCCTTAGGAACCGGGACTACAGAGAATACCTCGCAAAATTCATTCAACATAGAAGGGCTGAGTCCATCGACCACTTATGAAATCTATGTGCGTGCCAATTGTGGTTCGGACGGATTCAGTACCTACTCAGATGCTCTGGTCATTACGACCGATGGTTAA
- the bioB gene encoding biotin synthase BioB, translated as MRHDWTREEIMEIYNTPLMELLYRAATVHREHHDPNTVQVSTLLSIKTGGCPEDCGYCPQAARYHTDIEGNDLMTVQHVKAQALRAKASGSSRVCMGAAWRNVKDGPEFDQVLEMVRTINKLDMEVCCTLGMVTENQAKRLAEAGLYAYNHNLDTSEDYYKDVISTRAYQDRLDTISNVRKTNVTVCSGGIIGMGENLEDRAGMLVALATLDPQPESVPINALVAVEGTPMEDIEPISIWEMIRMVATTRIVMPKTQVRLSAGRTEMSREGQAMCFFAGANSIFAGDKLLTTPNPDVNQDMEMFKMLGLTPQKAFVKKAQPETVEAEDSAYNPLGEKPKWTRPGHKIARNEAARKK; from the coding sequence ATGCGACACGACTGGACCCGAGAAGAGATCATGGAAATTTACAACACGCCACTAATGGAGTTGCTTTATCGCGCTGCAACAGTGCATCGCGAGCATCACGATCCGAACACGGTACAAGTCTCTACGCTCTTATCTATTAAGACAGGTGGATGTCCGGAAGACTGTGGTTACTGCCCACAAGCGGCACGATATCATACCGATATTGAAGGTAATGATCTAATGACCGTGCAACACGTAAAAGCTCAGGCTTTGCGTGCAAAGGCATCGGGGAGTTCACGAGTGTGTATGGGAGCCGCCTGGAGAAACGTAAAGGATGGTCCAGAGTTCGATCAGGTCTTGGAAATGGTTCGTACCATCAACAAACTCGATATGGAAGTTTGCTGTACCCTAGGTATGGTGACCGAAAATCAAGCCAAGCGTCTGGCAGAAGCTGGTTTGTATGCCTATAATCACAATTTGGATACCTCAGAGGACTATTACAAAGATGTGATCTCTACGCGCGCTTATCAAGACCGTTTAGATACCATCTCTAATGTTCGTAAGACCAATGTAACGGTTTGTAGCGGCGGTATCATTGGAATGGGAGAGAACCTGGAAGATAGAGCGGGAATGTTGGTGGCCTTGGCTACGCTAGATCCGCAGCCAGAATCAGTACCTATCAACGCTTTGGTAGCCGTAGAGGGGACTCCGATGGAAGACATTGAGCCGATCTCTATCTGGGAGATGATCCGCATGGTAGCCACCACGCGCATTGTGATGCCAAAAACGCAGGTGCGCTTGTCAGCAGGTCGCACAGAGATGAGTAGAGAAGGTCAAGCAATGTGTTTCTTTGCAGGAGCAAATTCCATCTTTGCAGGAGATAAACTATTGACCACGCCAAACCCTGACGTGAACCAGGACATGGAAATGTTTAAAATGCTAGGGCTCACTCCGCAGAAAGCATTTGTAAAGAAAGCACAACCAGAAACCGTTGAGGCAGAAGACTCTGCATACAATCCCTTAGGTGAAAAACCGAAATGGACGCGACCTGGGCATAAAATTGCCCGTAATGAAGCGGCGCGAAAGAAGTAA
- the bioA gene encoding adenosylmethionine--8-amino-7-oxononanoate transaminase → MSLSDRDSKHLWHPLTQHKLAGPAFPITRASGIYLWDEAGNSYIDAISSWYISMYGHCNPMITSAVAEQMLRMDQIVFSGFTHEPAIAMSEKLMALLPENQQKVFLSDNGSTSIEVAVKMALQYHFNRAEKRDLLMAFENGFHGDTFGAMSVSGLDVYNGPFSDFSLEVKRITPPNGSNNEQVLEDLKKYLATGRVAAFVFEPLVQGAAAMQLNDAAGLSSMIAACHAAGTLCIADEVMTGFGKTGTHFASEQLSELPDIICLSKALTAGLLPMGLTTCTQAVYDAFYSDQLADGFFHGHTYSANPLACAAAIAAMDLLVSEEIQQNIQKIIDSHREFDAEIKIHDAVASTRQCGVIYAIDLKKDIPRYGKERDAILQFFMDRGVYLRPLGNTIYIVPPFVIQQEELQKIYEVLREALVAFGA, encoded by the coding sequence ATGAGTTTGTCCGATAGAGATTCCAAACATCTTTGGCACCCGCTAACTCAGCATAAACTTGCTGGGCCGGCTTTTCCGATAACTCGGGCCAGTGGTATTTACCTTTGGGATGAAGCTGGGAATTCCTATATCGACGCTATTTCGAGTTGGTATATCAGTATGTACGGCCATTGTAATCCGATGATTACTTCTGCCGTTGCCGAACAAATGCTGCGGATGGATCAGATAGTATTCAGTGGCTTTACGCACGAGCCTGCTATAGCAATGTCAGAAAAGCTCATGGCCTTGCTGCCTGAAAATCAACAGAAGGTTTTCCTTTCTGATAATGGCTCTACCAGTATCGAGGTTGCCGTGAAAATGGCCTTACAATATCACTTTAATCGCGCTGAAAAGCGCGATCTCTTAATGGCCTTTGAAAACGGCTTTCATGGCGATACCTTCGGAGCTATGTCTGTTTCAGGTTTAGATGTATACAACGGACCTTTTAGCGATTTTTCTTTGGAGGTCAAGCGGATAACCCCTCCCAATGGATCCAACAACGAGCAGGTTTTAGAAGACCTTAAGAAGTATTTGGCAACTGGACGTGTCGCAGCTTTTGTGTTTGAGCCATTGGTTCAAGGTGCTGCTGCTATGCAACTCAACGATGCAGCCGGTTTGTCTTCCATGATCGCGGCTTGTCATGCCGCAGGGACTCTTTGTATTGCCGATGAAGTCATGACCGGTTTCGGAAAAACAGGGACACATTTTGCCAGTGAACAGCTTAGCGAACTTCCTGATATTATCTGCTTGAGCAAGGCTCTAACCGCCGGGCTTTTGCCTATGGGACTCACTACCTGTACGCAAGCGGTTTACGATGCGTTTTACAGCGATCAGTTAGCGGATGGGTTCTTTCACGGGCATACCTACTCTGCAAATCCTTTGGCGTGCGCTGCTGCCATTGCCGCCATGGACTTGCTTGTATCCGAAGAGATCCAACAGAATATCCAAAAGATCATTGATTCCCATCGGGAATTCGATGCCGAGATAAAAATACATGATGCAGTGGCCTCCACCAGACAATGTGGTGTGATCTATGCCATCGATCTTAAAAAAGATATACCGCGTTACGGTAAAGAGCGCGACGCCATTTTACAATTCTTTATGGATCGAGGGGTGTATTTAAGGCCGCTTGGCAACACTATCTATATAGTTCCTCCGTTTGTGATCCAACAAGAGGAATTGCAGAAGATTTATGAAGTTCTTAGGGAGGCCTTAGTCGCTTTCGGTGCTTAG